The following proteins are co-located in the Vigna angularis cultivar LongXiaoDou No.4 chromosome 2, ASM1680809v1, whole genome shotgun sequence genome:
- the LOC108327334 gene encoding probable leucine-rich repeat receptor-like protein kinase At1g35710, producing the protein MVFLFPKLQPIKLISLWFLLLVMATSLHATLSSSLSLQHTEANALLKWKASFHNSTHTLLSSWHGNTSCNWLGLACDHSGSVSNINLTNIGLSGTLQTLNLSSLPNILTLDISFNSFTGSIPPQIGVLSKLTHLDLSYNHLTGPIPSEITRLVNLHFLYLERNVFNGSIPDEIGALRNLREIVIQFANLTGTIPNSLGKLSVLSHISLWNCSLTGSIPKSIGNMTSLVYLNFAQNNLYGHIPHEIGNLSNLENLWLAINNLDGSIPQEIGKLQNLKDLYMYDNNLSGNIPVEMGKLVNLTWLWLFNNNLSGSIPREIGMMTNLFQIDLSSNSLSGTMPPTIGNLSKLGNLYIYGNHLSGSIPNEVGKLHSLMTIQLLDNNLSGPIPSSIGNLLNLDSIRLDRNTLSGTIPSTIGNLTKLTTLTLFSNKLSGHIPIEMNMLNNLEKLHLYDNNFIGQLPHNVCTSGKLINFTAGRNYFTGPVSKSLKNCTSLMRVRLEQNQLTGNVTEDFGVYPNLDYIDLSDNNFHGHLSPKWGKCHNLTSLKISNNNLSGSIPPELIQATNLHVLELSSNHLVGDIPEDLGNLTYLFKLSLNNNNLSGNVPIQIASLLDLDTLELGANRFSGLIPTQLGNLAKLLHLNLSRNKFTENIPSEFGKLKYVQSLDLSMNILSGKIPPVLGQLKSLETLNLSHNHLSGDLSGLDEMRSLISIDISYNQLQGPLPNIPAFKMATIEALRNNKGLCGNVSGLEPCPTSPDNYENHHKTNRFILVFLPIGLGTSMLALFVFGVSYHYYRSSKKKVHEDEESPGQNLFSIWSFDGKMVYDNIIEATEDFDNKHLIGVGGQASVYKAELQTGQVVAVKKLHSVKNGEMSNVKAFASEIQALTEIRHRNIVKLYGYCSHSRFSFLVYELMEKGSIDKILKDDEEAIAFNWKRRVDAIKGVANALCYMHNDCSPPIVHRDISSKNVLLNLEYVAHVSDFGTAKLLNTNSTNWSSFVGTFGYAAPEHAYTMEINEKCDVYSFGVLALEIVLGEHPGDLISSLLTSSSNVMESTLDITSLMDKLDERLQHPVKPMAKEIESILRMANACLTENPRSRPTMDQVASYFSKYKSCSFN; encoded by the exons ATGGTGTTCTTATTTCCAAAGCTTCAGCCCATTAAGCTCATATCATTATGGTTCCTTCTACTTGTAATGGCAACTTCTCTCCATGCAACACTGTCTTCCTCACTCTCACTTCAACACACAGAAGCCAACGCTTTGTTGAAGTGGAAAGCAAGCTTTCACAACTCAACTCATACATTGCTATCTTCATGGCATGGCAATACTTCTTGCAATTGGCTTGGACTTGCTTGTGACCACTCAGGATCAGTCTCCAACATAAATCTCACAAACATTGGATTAAGTGGTACGCTTCAAACTCTAAACTTGTCATCACTTCCAAACATTCTCACTCTTGATATCAGTTTTAACTCCTTCACTGGAAGCATTCCTCCTCAAATTGGAGTGTTGTCCAAACTCACTCATCTTGATTTAAGTTACAATCATCTCACTGGACCAATTCCTTCTGAAATAACTCGGTTGGTCAATcttcactttttatatttggAAAGAAATGTTTTCAACGGTTCTATTCCTGACGAAATAGGTGCATTAAGGAATTTGAGAGAGATTGTCATTCAATTTGCCAATCTCACCGGTACTATCCCAAATTCTCTCGGAAAGCTATCAGTCTTGTCACATATTAGCTTGTGGAATTGCAGTCTTACAGGGTCTATTCCAAAATCTATAGGAAATATGACAAGTCTTGTATATCTAAATTTTGCGCAGAACAACCTTTATGGACATATTCCTCACGAAATTGGAAATTTGTCAAACTTAGAGAATTTGTGGTTAGCAATTAATAACTTAGACGGTTCCATTCCTCAAGAAATAGGTAAGCTGCAGAACCTAAAGGATTTATATATGTATGACAACAATTTATCTGGAAACATTCCCGTGGAAATGGGGAAGTTGGTCAACTTGACCTGGTTATGGCTTTTTAACAATAATCTTTCGGGTTCTATTCCTCGAGAAATTGGAATGATGACAAATTTGTTTCAAATTGATTTGTCCAGTAACTCTTTGTCAGGTACAATGCCCCCTACAATTGGAAATCTGAGCAAATTAGGGAATTTATACATATATGGCAACCATCTCTCTGGTTCCATTCCTAATGAAGTGGGGAAACTCCATTCTCTTATGACAATCCAATTGTTAGATAATAATCTCTCTGGACCAATCCCATCTTCCATCGGTAACTTGCTCAATTTGGATTCTATTCGTCTTGACAGAAACACTCTCTCCGGAACAATTCCTTCCACTATTGGTAACTTGACAAAGCTTACCACACTTACTTTATTCTCAAATAAGCTTAGTGGACACATCCCAATAGAAATGAACATGCTTAACAACCTGGAAAAATTGCATTTATATGACAATAATTTCATTGGTCAATTGCCTCACAATGTTTGCACTAGTGGAAAGTTGATAAACTTTACTGCTGGCAGAAACTATTTCACAGGTCCAGTATCAAAGAGTTTGAAGAATTGCACTAGCCTCATGAGAGTGAGGCTTGAACAAAACCAATTGACAGGCAATGTGACAGAGGATTTTGGTGTATATCCAAACTTGGATTACATAGATCTGAGTGATAATAACTTTCATGGCCATCTTTCTCCAAAATGGGGGAAATGCCATAATCTCACAAGCCTCAAAATCTCCAACAATAATTTATCAGGAAGCATTCCACCAGAACTAATTCAGGCAACCAATTTACATGTACTTGAACTGTCTTCAAATCACCTCGTAGGAGACATTCCAGAAGATTTAGGTAATTTGACCTACTTGTTCAAACTCTCtctcaataataataatctttcaGGGAATGTTCCTATACAGATAGCCTCATTGCTAGATCTTGACACTTTAGAGCTCGGAGCAAATCGTTTTTCTGGCTTAATTCCAACTCAACTTGGTAATTTGGCCAAGTTATTACACTTGAATTTGAGCCGAAATAAATTTACGGAAAATATTCCATCCGAGTTtggtaaattaaaatatgttcaaAGTCTCGATCTTAGCATGAACATTTTGAGTGGAAAAATACCACCCGTGCTTGGACAGTTGAAAAGCTTAGAAACATTAAATCTCTCACACAATCATCTTTCAGGCGATCTCTCCGGCCTTGACGAGATGAGAAGTTTGATATCTATTGATATATCATACAACCAATTACAGGGTCCACTTCCCAACATTCCAGCCTTCAAAATGGCTACAATTGAAGCATTGAGAAATAATAAAGGCTTGTGTGGTAATGTCTCAGGCTTAGAACCATGTCCAACATCACCTGACAATTATGAAAATCATCATAAGACTAACAGATTCATATTGGTATTTTTACCCATTGGTTTGGGCACTTCCATGCTAGCATTATTTGTCTTTGGAGTGTCTTATCATTATTATCGAAGCTCAAAGAAGAAAGTACATGAAGATGAAGAATCACCAGGTCAAAATCTCTTTTCGATATGGAGTTTTGATGGAAAGATGGTGTATGATAACATAATTGAAGCCACAGAAGATTTTGACAATAAACATCTCATTGGAGTTGGAGGACAAGCGAGTGTCTACAAAGCTGAATTGCAAACAGGTCAAGTTGTTGCAGTTAAGAAACTCCATTCAGTAAAAAATGGAGAAATGTCTAACGTTAAAGCTTTCGCAAGTGAAATTCAAGCTTTGACAGAGATTCGACACCGTAACATTGTGAAGTTATACGGGTATTGTTCTCATTCCCGATTCTCGTTTTTGGTGTATGAGTTGATGGAAAAGGGAAGCATAGATAAGATTTTAAAAGACGATGAAGAGGCAATTGCATTTAATTGGAAAAGGAGGGTTGATGCCATTAAAGGTGTGGCAAATGCTTTATGCTATATGCATAATGATTGTTCACCTCCAATTGTTCATCGAGATATATCAAGCAAGAATGTTCTATTGAATTTGGAGTATGTGGCTCATGTCTCAGATTTTGGAACAGCCAAGCTTCTTAATACTAATTCAACAAATTGGAGTTCATTCGTGGGAACTTTTGGATATGCTGCTCCAG AACATGCATACACAAtggaaataaatgaaaaatgcGATGTGTATAGCTTTGGGGTATTAGCACTGGAAATAGTTTTGGGAGAGCATCCTGGAGATCTTATAAGTTCATTGTTGACATCTTCATCGAATGTGATGGAGTCAACACTTGATATTACTTCATTGATGGATAAGTTAGATGAGCGTCTCCAACATCCTGTAAAACCTATGGCTAAGGAGATAGAATCAATTCTAAGGATGGCAAATGCTTGCTTGACTGAAAATCCTCGTTCTCGCCCTACCATGGACCAAGTTGCCAGCTACTTTTCAAAGTACAAGTCATGTTCATTCAATTGA